In Lotus japonicus ecotype B-129 chromosome 5, LjGifu_v1.2, one genomic interval encodes:
- the LOC130720562 gene encoding F-box/kelch-repeat protein At3g06240-like, whose product MDVEGGWRQSYPFSEKINADFVAPIQIMGSCRGFLLLDCDESVFLWNPSTHVHKSIPSSPPVYPYGFESKYEFLETPQLYGFCYDSSKDDYLVAKFYVRGQSGSSPPAHVQIFSLRANVWKYIDFTDLPHLNLCEDFLRPGLLFNGTILHWLTYDYDKSMSVIIAFDLMELRFFEIPRPDNIAHDLTSCGDLWVHGRFLSLWVWGSDTNTIDILVMEKYRVQSSWTKTLVVSLTRRGKHLRPVCSTKNGDIIMASENGSKLAKYNDKGKRLEHCVHRDYRKSQVPMYTESIISLPSVTEQSSKF is encoded by the coding sequence ATGGACGTAGAGGGTGGATGGCGTCAGTCTTATCCTTTTTCTGAAAAAATAAATGCTGATTTTGTGGCTCCTATTCAAATTATGGGTTCGTGTAGAGGCTTTCTGCTATTGGACTGTGATGAAAGTGTCTTTTTGTGGAATCCATCCACACATGTCCACAAATCAATACCTTCATCTCCTCCTGTTTATCCATATGgttttgaatcaaaatatgaGTTCTTGGAGACTCCTCAGCTATATGGTTTTTGTTATGATTCATCAAAAGATGACTACTTGGTGGCTAAATTCTATGTTCGTGGTCAATCAGGTTCCTCACCACCTGCACATGTGCAGATTTTCTCATTAAGAGCTAATGTGTGGAAATACATTGATTTCACTGATTTGCCTCACTTGAACCTATGTGAAGATTTTCTAAGACCCGGGTTGCTCTTCAACGGGACCATTCTTCACTGGTTGACTTATGATTATGataaatcaatgagtgttattATTGCCTTTGATTTAATGGAATTGAGATTTTTTGAGATACCCCGGCCAGATAATATTGCTCATGATCTTACATCTTGTGGTGATTTGTGGGTGCATGGAAGATTTTTGAGTCTATGGGTTTGGGGGAGTGATACAAATACAATTGATATCTTGGTTATGGAAAAATACAGAGTACAATCTTCTTGGACCAAGACTCTTGTTGTATCTTTGACACGCAGAGGAAAACACCTTCGCCCAGTATGCTCTACAAAAAATGGTGATATTATTATGGCGAGTGAAAATGGATCAAAACTGGCCAAGTATAATGATAAAGGGAAACGGCTAGAGCATTGCGTACATCGTGATTATCGAAAATCCCAAGTGCCCATGTATACAGAGTCTATCATTTCACTCCCTAGTGTAACTGAGCAGAGCTCAAAATTCTGA
- the LOC130721278 gene encoding zinc finger protein ZAT5-like — MEAPEELSLGSKEHTNIVKGKRTKRVRPQSPIPFSITANSSTGEEGEKEDCYNGVDDNNNNNSNKDDDANTNTNNINTSSPTTSYAGLSSQEEEEDMANCLILLAQGQAKESPKHTPPEEDVGMNYTKYSSRKFMEAAALDSGKAGFYVYECKTCNRTFPSFQALGGHRASHKKPKAMAAAAMALGNQEKKQLFLSSDEEEFQFKANKSLSLQLNSRGNLYSNNNNKSKVHECSICGAEFTSGQALGGHMRRHRGPVGTNTTLSLTPMVLEPEQDQPRKKRNVLNLDLDLNLPAPEDDQRESKFAFGSKQQQQQHGQKQQQQHQQQHQQHQQQHQQQAGLVFPAPALVDCHY, encoded by the coding sequence ATGGAAGCACCAGAGGAACTCTCTTTGGGCTCCAAAGAGCACACCAACATTGTCAAAGGGAAAAGAACCAAAAGGGTAAGGCCACAATCTCCTATCCCTTTCTCCATCACTGCTAATTCTTCAacaggagaagaaggagaaaaagaagATTGTTACAATGGTGTtgatgacaacaacaacaacaacagcaacaaagaTGATGATGCCAACACCAACACCAATAACATTAACACCAGCTCCCCCACCACTTCTTATGCAGGGTTATCATcacaagaagaagaggaggacaTGGCCAATTGCTTGATCCTTCTGGCTCAAGGACAAGCCAAGGAATCCCCAAAACACACTCCTCCTGAGGAAGATGTTGGCATGAACTACACAAAGTACAGCAGTAGGAAATTCATGGAAGCTGCAGCTTTGGATTCTGGGAAAGCAGGGTTCTATGTTTATGAATGCAAGACATGTAACAGGACATTCCCTTCATTTCAAGCACTTGGTGGACACAGGGCTAGTCACAAGAAGCCTAAGGCCATGGCTGCTGCTGCAATGGCCCTTGGAAATCAAGAGAAAAAGCAACTCTTTTTGTCATCAGATGAGGAAGAGTTTCAATTCAAGGCCAATAAGTCACTTTCTCTTCAATTGAATAGCAGGGGAAATTTgtacagcaacaacaacaacaagtcCAAGGTGCATGAGTGCTCAATTTGTGGTGCTGAATTCACATCAGGGCAGGCGCTTGGCGGCCATATGCGGCGCCACCGGGGACCGGTAGGGACTAACACCACACTTTCCTTGACACCAATGGTTTTGGAACCAGAACAAGATCAACCTAGAAAGAAGAGGAATGTGTTGAATTTGGATTTGGATCTCAACCTGCCTGCACCAGAAGATGATCAAAGAGAATCCAAGTTTGCCTTTGGATccaagcaacaacaacaacaacatggacagaaacaacagcaacaacatcagcAGCAGCATCAACAACATCAGCAGCAGCATCAACAACAAGCAGGTCTTGTCTTTCCCGCCCCAGCTTTGGTGGATTGTCATTACTGA
- the LOC130717928 gene encoding pullulanase 1, chloroplastic isoform X1, with product MLLLASSFSSLSHPSLSNLHHFPHSSFPQPSLHLPLPFSTSQTTPIRRHTISCSLSSSSSVEQSAVSISQMQSSLLLYSRAYWVTESVIAWNVDLGNGFCYLLSSKDASLSIADCKIQGEDLKIKLEEDTAGLPANVVEKFPHIQGYRAFKLPPGLDIKSLLKSQLVVAIYDSDEKCRDCTGLQLPGVLDELFSYNGPLGAHFSEEAVSLYLWAPTAQAVHAYIYRDPSGDDPIEIVPLEEEHGVWRTEGPKCWEGCYYVYEVCVYHPSTLRFEKCYANDPYARGLSADGRRTFLLNIDSDELKPDGWDSLANEKPGLHSFSDISIYEMHIRDFSANDLSVQSEFRGGYLAFTLLESAGVLHLKKLSSAGVTHVHLLPTFQFAGVDDRKENWRFVDTSILESFPADSDQQQALITAIQNVDAYNWGYNPVLWGVPKGSYASNPNGPYRIIEFRKMIQALNRTGLRIVLDTVYNHLQGSGPFDDHSVLDKIVPGYYLRRNTDGFIENSTCMNNTASEHFMVERLILDDLVHWAVNYKIDGFRFDLMGHIMKSTMVKAKNALHCLRKEKDGVDGSSIYIYGEGWDFGEVANNGRGINASQFNLSGTQIGSFNDRIRDAILGGSPFGHPLQQGFVTGLLLQPNGHDHGTEANAKSMLATSMDHIQVGMAANLKDFVLTNSKGEEVKGSEVLTYGGTPVAYASCPTDTINYVSAHDNETLFDIVSLKTPMDINVAERCRINHLATSIIALSQGIPFFHSGDEILRSKSLDRDSYNSGDWFNRLDFTYNSNNWGVGLPPQEKNEKSWPLIKPRLADPSFKPQKINILAALDNFLNLLRIRYSSPLFRLRTANAIQQRVCFHNTGPSLVDGVIVMSIEDGHEGFPGLPQLDPIYSFIVVVVNAGPEEVSFVSPSLQSRSLQLHPILVTSSDELVKSSTYEASSGCFVVPRRTTAVFVEPRGM from the exons atgctTCTCTTAGCATCATCCTTTTCTTCCCTTTCTCATCCTTCACTTTCCAACCTTCATCATTTTCCTCATTCCTCATTCCCTCAACCTTCCCTGCACCTTCCCCTTCCCTTTTCCACTTCCCAAACAACCCCAATTCGCCGACACACCATTTCATGCtccctttcatcttcttcttctgtggAGCAATCTGCTGTTTCAATTTCTCAG ATGCAGAGTAGCTTGTTGTTGTACTCCAGAGCTTATTGGGTTACTGAATCTGTTATTGCTTGGAATGTTGATCTTGGGAATGGGTTTTGCTACCTCCTTTCTAGCAAAGATGCTTCTTTGAGCATTGCTGATTGTAAAATTCAAG GTGAGGATTTGAAAATTAAGCTTGAAGAAGATACGGCTGGTCTTCCTGCAAAT GTGGTGGAGAAATTTCCACATATTCAAGGTTATAGAGCTTTCAAACTGCCACCGGGTTTGGATATTAAATCTCTTCTCAAATCCCAGCTAGTGGTTGCTATTTATGATT CTGATGAGAAATGCAGGGATTGTACTGGTTTGCAGTTACCTGGAGTTTTAGATGAACTTTTCTCATATAATGGTCCCCTTGGTGCACATTTCTCAGAGGAAGCTGTGTCACTTTACCTTTGGGCGCCTACTGCTCAA GCTGTACATGCTTACATCTATAGGGACCCATCAGGGGATGATCCTATAGAAATTGTTCCCCTTGAAGAGGAACATGGTGTTTGGAGAACTGAAGGACCAAAATGTTGGGAAGGCTGTTACTATGTTTATGAAGTGTGTGTATACCACCCTAGCACTTTAAGGTTTGAAAAATGCTATGCAAATGATCCATACGCTAGAGG ACTTTCAGCAGATGGGAGGCGAACTTTTTTGCTTAATATTGATTCTGATGAGTTAAAACCTGATGGATGGGATAGTCTGGCAAATGAGAAACCTGGTTTACATTCTTTCTCTGATATAAGCATATATGAAATGCATATAAGGGATTTCAG TGCCAATGACCTCTCTGTGCAGTCTGAATTTCGTGGTGGTTATCTAGCCTTTACTTTGCTG GAATCAGCAGGTGTACTTCATCTAAAGAAATTATCAAGTGCTGGTGTCACCCATGTCCATCTACTGCCTACATTTCAGTTTGCTGGGGTTGATGATCGAAAGGAGAACTGGAGATTTGTAG ATACCTCAATACTGGAAAGCTTCCCAGCTGATTCAGATCAACAACAAGCTCTTATTACGGCCATCCAAAATGTTGATGCATATAACTGGGG GTATAACCCTGTTCTTTGGGGTGTTCCTAAAGGCAGTTATGCAAGTAATCCAAATGGTCCATACCGTATAATTGAGTTCCGTAAGATGATTCAG GCTCTTAACCGTACTGGCCTTCGCATTGTGTTGGACACTGTCTACAATCATTTGCAAGGAAGTGGACCCTTTGATGACCATTCTGTCCTTGATAAG ATTGTTCCAGGTTACTATCTAAGAAGGAACACAGATGGTTTCATTGAGAACAGTACTTGTATGAATAATACTGCCAGTGAGCACTTTATGGTTGAGCGCTTGATCCTGGATGATCTTGTACACTGGGCAGTCAATTACAAG ATTGATGGATTCAGATTTGACCTTATGGGTCATATAATGAAGAGCACAATG GTGAAAGCAAAAAATGCTCTCCATtgtttaagaaaagaaaaggatggAGTTGATGGTTCAAGCATCTACAT aTATGGTGAAGGATGGGACTTTGGTGAAGTTGCCAACAATGGACGTGGGATAAATGCTTCTCAGTTCAATCTTTCTGGAACCCAAATTGGGAG CTTCAATGATCGAATTCGAGATGCCATACTTGGTGGATCTCCATTTGGCCACCCTCTTCAACAGGGTTTTGTGACTGGTCTACTCTTACAG CCTAATGGCCATGATCATGGAACAGAAGCTAACGCAAAATCCATGCTTGCAACATCAATGGATCACATACAG GTTGGAATGGCTGCAAACTTGAAAGATTTTGTGCTAACCAACTCTAAAGGAGAAGAG GTAAAAGGGTCAGAAGTATTAACATATGGTGGGACACCTGTTGCATATGCCTCATGCCCCACGGACACT ATCAATTATGTTTCTGCTCATGACAATGAGACCCTGTTTGACATTGTGAGCTTAAAG ACCCCAATGGATATCAATGTAGCTGAGAGATGCAGAATAAACCATTTGGCAACAAGTATTATAGCACTATCACAG GGTATACCATTTTTTCACTCTGGAGATGAGATACTTCGCTCAAAATCACTAGATCGAGATTCATACAATTCTGGTGATTGGTTCAACAG GCTCGACTTTACATACAATTCCAATAATTGGGGTGTTGGACTTCCTCCCCAGGAGAAAAATGAAAAGAGCTGGCCACT AATTAAACCAAGATTGGCAGACCCATCCTTCAAGCCTCAGAAGATTAACATCCTGGCTGCTTTGGACAATTTCTTAAACCTTTTGCGTATAAGGTATTCTTCACCACTTTTTCGCCTGAGGACTGCAAATGCTATCCAG CAACGAGTATGCTTTCACAACACTGGACCATCATTGGTTGATGGAGTAATAGTGATGAGCATTGAAGATGGTCATGAAGGCTTTCCTGGCTTGCCTCAGCTAGATCCCAT ATATTCattcattgttgttgttgtcaacGCGGGTCCAGAAGAAGTATCATTTGTTAGCCCTTCCCTGCAATCAAGAAGTCTCCAGTTGCATCCCATACTG GTAACGTCATCTGATGAACTTGTTAAGAGCTCAACATACGAGGCATCCTCTGGCTGTTTCGTCGTGCCTCGGAGGACAACAGCTGTGTTTGTTGAGCCACGAGGAATGTGA
- the LOC130717928 gene encoding pullulanase 1, chloroplastic isoform X2 yields the protein MLLLASSFSSLSHPSLSNLHHFPHSSFPQPSLHLPLPFSTSQTTPIRRHTISCSLSSSSSVEQSAVSISQMQSSLLLYSRAYWVTESVIAWNVDLGNGFCYLLSSKDASLSIADCKIQGEDLKIKLEEDTAGLPANVVEKFPHIQGYRAFKLPPGLDIKSLLKSQLVVAIYDSDEKCRDCTGLQLPGVLDELFSYNGPLGAHFSEEAVSLYLWAPTAQAVHAYIYRDPSGDDPIEIVPLEEEHGVWRTEGPKCWEGCYYVYEVCVYHPSTLRFEKCYANDPYARGLSADGRRTFLLNIDSDELKPDGWDSLANEKPGLHSFSDISIYEMHIRDFSANDLSVQSEFRGGYLAFTLLESAGVLHLKKLSSAGVTHVHLLPTFQFAGVDDRKENWRFVDTSILESFPADSDQQQALITAIQNVDAYNWGYNPVLWGVPKGSYASNPNGPYRIIEFRKMIQALNRTGLRIVLDTVYNHLQGSGPFDDHSVLDKIVPGYYLRRNTDGFIENSTCMNNTASEHFMVERLILDDLVHWAVNYKIDGFRFDLMGHIMKSTMVKAKNALHCLRKEKDGVDGSSIYIYGEGWDFGEVANNGRGINASQFNLSGTQIGSFNDRIRDAILGGSPFGHPLQQGFVTGLLLQPNGHDHGTEANAKSMLATSMDHIQVGMAANLKDFVLTNSKGEEVKGSEVLTYGGTPVAYASCPTDTINYVSAHDNETLFDIVSLKTPMDINVAERCRINHLATSIIALSQGIPFFHSGDEILRSKSLDRDSYNSGDWFNRLDFTYNSNNWGVGLPPQEKNEKSWPLIKPRLADPSFKPQKINILAALDNFLNLLRIRYSSPLFRLRTANAIQQRVCFHNTGPSLVDGVIVMSIEDGHEGFPGLPQLDPIRSIIC from the exons atgctTCTCTTAGCATCATCCTTTTCTTCCCTTTCTCATCCTTCACTTTCCAACCTTCATCATTTTCCTCATTCCTCATTCCCTCAACCTTCCCTGCACCTTCCCCTTCCCTTTTCCACTTCCCAAACAACCCCAATTCGCCGACACACCATTTCATGCtccctttcatcttcttcttctgtggAGCAATCTGCTGTTTCAATTTCTCAG ATGCAGAGTAGCTTGTTGTTGTACTCCAGAGCTTATTGGGTTACTGAATCTGTTATTGCTTGGAATGTTGATCTTGGGAATGGGTTTTGCTACCTCCTTTCTAGCAAAGATGCTTCTTTGAGCATTGCTGATTGTAAAATTCAAG GTGAGGATTTGAAAATTAAGCTTGAAGAAGATACGGCTGGTCTTCCTGCAAAT GTGGTGGAGAAATTTCCACATATTCAAGGTTATAGAGCTTTCAAACTGCCACCGGGTTTGGATATTAAATCTCTTCTCAAATCCCAGCTAGTGGTTGCTATTTATGATT CTGATGAGAAATGCAGGGATTGTACTGGTTTGCAGTTACCTGGAGTTTTAGATGAACTTTTCTCATATAATGGTCCCCTTGGTGCACATTTCTCAGAGGAAGCTGTGTCACTTTACCTTTGGGCGCCTACTGCTCAA GCTGTACATGCTTACATCTATAGGGACCCATCAGGGGATGATCCTATAGAAATTGTTCCCCTTGAAGAGGAACATGGTGTTTGGAGAACTGAAGGACCAAAATGTTGGGAAGGCTGTTACTATGTTTATGAAGTGTGTGTATACCACCCTAGCACTTTAAGGTTTGAAAAATGCTATGCAAATGATCCATACGCTAGAGG ACTTTCAGCAGATGGGAGGCGAACTTTTTTGCTTAATATTGATTCTGATGAGTTAAAACCTGATGGATGGGATAGTCTGGCAAATGAGAAACCTGGTTTACATTCTTTCTCTGATATAAGCATATATGAAATGCATATAAGGGATTTCAG TGCCAATGACCTCTCTGTGCAGTCTGAATTTCGTGGTGGTTATCTAGCCTTTACTTTGCTG GAATCAGCAGGTGTACTTCATCTAAAGAAATTATCAAGTGCTGGTGTCACCCATGTCCATCTACTGCCTACATTTCAGTTTGCTGGGGTTGATGATCGAAAGGAGAACTGGAGATTTGTAG ATACCTCAATACTGGAAAGCTTCCCAGCTGATTCAGATCAACAACAAGCTCTTATTACGGCCATCCAAAATGTTGATGCATATAACTGGGG GTATAACCCTGTTCTTTGGGGTGTTCCTAAAGGCAGTTATGCAAGTAATCCAAATGGTCCATACCGTATAATTGAGTTCCGTAAGATGATTCAG GCTCTTAACCGTACTGGCCTTCGCATTGTGTTGGACACTGTCTACAATCATTTGCAAGGAAGTGGACCCTTTGATGACCATTCTGTCCTTGATAAG ATTGTTCCAGGTTACTATCTAAGAAGGAACACAGATGGTTTCATTGAGAACAGTACTTGTATGAATAATACTGCCAGTGAGCACTTTATGGTTGAGCGCTTGATCCTGGATGATCTTGTACACTGGGCAGTCAATTACAAG ATTGATGGATTCAGATTTGACCTTATGGGTCATATAATGAAGAGCACAATG GTGAAAGCAAAAAATGCTCTCCATtgtttaagaaaagaaaaggatggAGTTGATGGTTCAAGCATCTACAT aTATGGTGAAGGATGGGACTTTGGTGAAGTTGCCAACAATGGACGTGGGATAAATGCTTCTCAGTTCAATCTTTCTGGAACCCAAATTGGGAG CTTCAATGATCGAATTCGAGATGCCATACTTGGTGGATCTCCATTTGGCCACCCTCTTCAACAGGGTTTTGTGACTGGTCTACTCTTACAG CCTAATGGCCATGATCATGGAACAGAAGCTAACGCAAAATCCATGCTTGCAACATCAATGGATCACATACAG GTTGGAATGGCTGCAAACTTGAAAGATTTTGTGCTAACCAACTCTAAAGGAGAAGAG GTAAAAGGGTCAGAAGTATTAACATATGGTGGGACACCTGTTGCATATGCCTCATGCCCCACGGACACT ATCAATTATGTTTCTGCTCATGACAATGAGACCCTGTTTGACATTGTGAGCTTAAAG ACCCCAATGGATATCAATGTAGCTGAGAGATGCAGAATAAACCATTTGGCAACAAGTATTATAGCACTATCACAG GGTATACCATTTTTTCACTCTGGAGATGAGATACTTCGCTCAAAATCACTAGATCGAGATTCATACAATTCTGGTGATTGGTTCAACAG GCTCGACTTTACATACAATTCCAATAATTGGGGTGTTGGACTTCCTCCCCAGGAGAAAAATGAAAAGAGCTGGCCACT AATTAAACCAAGATTGGCAGACCCATCCTTCAAGCCTCAGAAGATTAACATCCTGGCTGCTTTGGACAATTTCTTAAACCTTTTGCGTATAAGGTATTCTTCACCACTTTTTCGCCTGAGGACTGCAAATGCTATCCAG CAACGAGTATGCTTTCACAACACTGGACCATCATTGGTTGATGGAGTAATAGTGATGAGCATTGAAGATGGTCATGAAGGCTTTCCTGGCTTGCCTCAGCTAGATCCCAT AAGAAGTATCATTTGTTAG
- the LOC130718825 gene encoding uncharacterized protein LOC130718825 — protein MGGKTEKGESMEWTTQNTKIFIDIIYDRVKKGQLQGSTFKKTIWEEINIELQKTSGAPLPDGVERLKGKFSRLRLQHREFSTLISRTGVTWDPEANKVNSPEEVWEEMYKKGKFYKQFKKHGFEHDYYILGEIFNSSTTTGKLSQASTQEPPNSDEEREIEEDFLSKGVHIDSKVIDVMERICKKLVKGEKSLGLLVKVVVRKQKIQGWMC, from the exons ATGGGAGGAAAAACTGAGAAGGGGGAGAGCATGGAATGGACAACCCAAAACACAAAGATATTCATTGATATTATTTATGATCGAGTGAAAAAAGGGCAGCTGCAAGGGTCTACATTTAAGAAAACAATATGGGAAGAAATAAACATTGAGTTGCAAAAGACAAGTGGAGCACCCCTACCTGATGGTGTAGAAAGGCTGAAGGGAAAGTTTAGTCGGCTACGCCTTCAACATCGTGAATTTTCAACTTTGATATCTCGCACAGGAGTTACATGGGATCCTGAGGCTAACAAAGTGAATTCTCCTGAAGAAGTATGGGAAGAGATGTACAAG aaaggaaaattctaCAAGCAGTTTAAGAAACATGGATTTGAGCATGACTATTATATCCTTGGTGAGATATTTAATTCTAGTACAACAACTGGAAAGTTAAGTCAAGCTTCTACTCAAGAGCCACCAAACTCCGATgaagagagagaaatagaggaAGACTTTCTCTCAAAAGGTGTTCATATTGATTCTAAAGTTATTGATGTTATGGAGAGGATCTGCAAGAAGTTAGTAAAAGGAGAAAAGTCACTGGGACTTCTAGTGAAGGTCGTCGTAAGGAAGCAAAAAATTCAAGGCTGGATGTGTTAG